Genomic window (uncultured Alphaproteobacteria bacterium):
GAACACATTTTAGATCTGTGTGCAGCACCAGGCGGTAAAACCACCCACATCCTCGAAGCGGCTCCCGAAGCAAACGTGCTGGCAGTTGATGTGGATGAACAACGACTCTCCCGCGTTTATGACAACCTGAAACGTCTTGGGATGAAAGCGACGGTTAAGCAGGGTGATGGGCGTTTCCCTGCA
Coding sequences:
- a CDS encoding hypothetical protein (Evidence 5 : No homology to any previously reported sequences); this translates as MCRETPITLLNRRFHPKTFQVVINAGESLFIHINCQHVCFGSRFEDVGGFTAWCCTQI